In the Opitutaceae bacterium genome, one interval contains:
- a CDS encoding PIN domain nuclease — MVIVDTTVWIDFLKGRETAEVEKLEQLLAEETDVFITGLIVQEILSGVKESKDRAKVRKELEHFILINPTLETHIQAAEIFDACRKKGFTIRSIIDCLIASLALEFDLAILENDKDYAFISRVFPLKTFRKS; from the coding sequence ATGGTTATCGTAGACACCACCGTCTGGATCGACTTCCTGAAAGGCAGGGAAACTGCCGAGGTCGAAAAGCTGGAGCAGCTTCTGGCCGAAGAGACCGACGTCTTCATCACAGGACTCATTGTCCAGGAGATCTTGAGCGGGGTGAAAGAGAGTAAGGATAGAGCCAAGGTGAGGAAGGAACTGGAACACTTCATTTTGATCAACCCCACCCTGGAAACGCACATTCAAGCGGCTGAGATTTTCGATGCATGCAGAAAGAAGGGATTCACAATCAGGAGCATCATCGACTGTCTGATCGCTTCACTGGCTCTCGAATTCGACCTCGCCATTCTGGAAAACGATAAAGACTACGCTTTCATTTCAAGAGTCTTTCCTCTCAAGACATTCCGGAAGAGCTGA
- a CDS encoding type II toxin-antitoxin system VapB family antitoxin, whose protein sequence is MKRTNIVLDEKLVGKGMRLTGIGTQKALIDYALRELVRRKEQKRILDLKGKINWEGDLAEMRRNRFQEGP, encoded by the coding sequence ATGAAGCGGACAAACATAGTCCTCGACGAAAAGCTTGTTGGAAAGGGCATGAGACTCACCGGCATCGGAACCCAAAAGGCCCTGATCGACTACGCATTGAGAGAATTGGTCCGGAGGAAGGAGCAAAAAAGGATCCTCGACCTGAAAGGAAAGATTAACTGGGAAGGCGACCTTGCGGAAATGAGAAGGAATCGTTTCCAAGAAGGCCCCTAA
- a CDS encoding methyltransferase domain-containing protein has product MPVSIGVQWPTLEEAVRCRRGDIRLVWCRTCGFIWNDRFDPGNLEYSQRYDNSLDFSPVFREFADGLAQRLINSYGIRGKKVIEIGCGKGYFLSLLCQKGDNHGLGFDPSYEGARMGDLEEDKITYIEDFYGEKYAQHRGDLVCCRHVLEHIVDPMSFLDTVRGTMKDTDSCAVYFEVPNVRFILEKFSIWDIIYEHCNYFSSESLGFIFEKCGFEVLGLEEAFGGQFLSIDAKPVPPAVRPAGSLRDLSELGELVDAFAIAMKRLTAEWEGRLEAYRNAGQRVVLWGGGSKGVSFLNLLKNGNQVDYVVDINPYKQGRHIPGTGQKIVAPEELKGIAPDIVILMNPIYRGEVGGTMNGLGVSAEIVAVG; this is encoded by the coding sequence ATGCCGGTGTCGATCGGTGTGCAATGGCCGACCTTGGAGGAGGCGGTTCGTTGTCGGAGAGGAGACATTCGGTTGGTCTGGTGTCGAACGTGCGGGTTCATCTGGAATGATCGTTTCGATCCGGGAAATCTTGAGTACTCACAGCGTTACGACAACTCCCTGGACTTTTCGCCGGTCTTCCGGGAATTCGCCGACGGCCTCGCTCAGCGTTTGATCAACAGTTACGGGATCCGCGGGAAGAAGGTCATCGAGATCGGGTGCGGGAAGGGCTATTTCCTGTCGTTGCTTTGTCAGAAGGGGGACAATCATGGTCTCGGTTTCGACCCGAGTTACGAAGGTGCCAGGATGGGAGATCTGGAGGAGGATAAGATCACCTACATCGAGGATTTCTACGGAGAGAAATACGCCCAACACCGCGGCGATCTGGTCTGCTGCCGCCACGTCCTTGAGCATATCGTGGATCCAATGAGTTTCCTCGATACGGTTCGCGGGACGATGAAGGACACCGACTCCTGTGCGGTCTACTTCGAGGTTCCCAATGTCCGGTTCATTCTGGAGAAGTTTTCGATCTGGGACATTATCTACGAACACTGCAACTATTTCAGCTCGGAGTCGTTGGGTTTTATCTTTGAGAAGTGCGGTTTCGAGGTTCTGGGACTAGAGGAAGCGTTTGGCGGTCAGTTTCTGTCGATTGACGCGAAACCGGTTCCGCCTGCCGTTCGGCCAGCGGGCTCGCTGAGAGACCTCTCCGAACTTGGAGAACTGGTGGATGCGTTCGCGATAGCGATGAAGAGGTTGACCGCCGAATGGGAAGGCCGGTTGGAGGCCTATCGCAACGCGGGTCAGCGGGTTGTTCTCTGGGGAGGCGGTTCCAAGGGAGTCAGTTTTCTTAATCTCCTGAAGAACGGAAATCAGGTCGACTACGTGGTCGACATCAACCCCTACAAGCAGGGGCGTCATATTCCCGGGACCGGTCAGAAGATCGTGGCGCCGGAAGAATTGAAGGGAATCGCTCCCGATATCGTGATCCTGATGAATCCGATCTACCGCGGAGAAGTTGGCGGGACGATGAATGGGCTGGGTGTCTCGGCGGAGATTGTGGCGGTGGGGTAG
- a CDS encoding archaeosortase/exosortase family protein: MFPKEVISQGVRALDCGNSNHGEPVRLALRYLRSLAVQTLRFFSMPETITPDPIKQSWSGTMLDSLRSVPKRFWFGAAAVLALFASSLIQLVAFSLSGSLYSHIVLIPAVSIYLVISASGARGDRRWQMADRADSEVGLGRATALGVALLTIGVIAIQVYWFGGDRILGAEAAIESRLAWQMGAFLFAFWGICLVTLPRAKVKGLLFPLGFLVFMVPFPPAVLGAIETFLQHGSADAAYGLMRLAGTPVFREELLLQLPGINLEVAPQCSGIRSSLVLFITSTLASYMFLRTNWKRAVLVGFIIPLGMLRNGFRIFVLGELCVRIGPEMIDSAIHHRGGPIFFALSLVPLFLLLWILWKSEKRDELQRNEGTKVDPSGSESGR, from the coding sequence TTGTTCCCAAAAGAGGTTATCTCTCAGGGCGTGAGAGCATTGGATTGCGGAAATTCGAACCATGGAGAACCCGTTCGCCTTGCCCTTCGTTACCTTCGTTCCTTAGCAGTTCAAACCCTCCGATTTTTCTCAATGCCTGAGACCATTACTCCAGATCCAATTAAACAATCTTGGTCAGGAACCATGCTGGATTCATTGCGTTCCGTTCCCAAGCGTTTCTGGTTCGGGGCGGCGGCGGTGCTGGCGTTGTTCGCCAGCTCACTGATTCAGCTGGTGGCGTTCTCGCTCAGCGGTTCGCTCTATTCGCATATTGTGCTGATACCGGCAGTTTCGATCTATCTTGTGATATCGGCGAGCGGAGCTCGCGGAGATCGGAGATGGCAGATGGCAGATAGGGCGGATTCAGAGGTCGGATTGGGACGAGCGACCGCACTCGGCGTCGCGCTTCTGACAATCGGGGTGATTGCAATTCAGGTGTATTGGTTTGGGGGAGACCGGATTCTGGGGGCCGAGGCGGCGATTGAGTCGCGGCTCGCCTGGCAGATGGGGGCGTTTCTCTTCGCGTTCTGGGGAATCTGCCTGGTCACTTTGCCACGGGCGAAAGTGAAGGGCCTGCTCTTTCCGCTGGGTTTCCTGGTCTTCATGGTTCCCTTCCCTCCTGCCGTGCTCGGAGCGATTGAGACGTTTCTGCAGCATGGGTCCGCAGATGCGGCCTATGGTTTGATGCGGTTGGCCGGGACACCGGTCTTCAGGGAGGAGTTGTTGCTTCAGTTGCCGGGGATCAACCTTGAAGTGGCTCCACAGTGCAGCGGGATCCGGTCGAGCCTGGTGCTTTTCATCACAAGCACATTGGCCAGCTATATGTTCCTCCGGACGAACTGGAAACGGGCGGTGTTGGTCGGTTTTATCATTCCGCTCGGGATGCTGCGGAATGGCTTCCGTATCTTTGTCCTGGGTGAGTTGTGTGTGCGGATCGGTCCGGAGATGATCGACTCGGCAATTCACCATCGCGGTGGTCCGATCTTCTTCGCGTTGAGCCTGGTGCCGTTGTTTCTGTTGCTGTGGATCTTGTGGAAATCGGAGAAGAGGGATGAACTGCAAAGGAACGAAGGAACGAAGGTTGATCCAAGCGGCTCGGAGAGTGGACGGTAG
- a CDS encoding class I SAM-dependent methyltransferase yields the protein MTDSSNPITCPNCLKEGMRVFYEVRNIPVHSVLLMETREKALNYPRRDLKLGFCPACGFIANTAFDPTVHEYSTSCEESQGFSPTFNAFARALAKRWVADYNLRGKSILEIGCGKGEFLVEMIEQGMGSGIGIDPAYIPGRLGSQAVEKIEFIQDLYSERYTHLKADVVCCRHTLEHIAPTHQFMEMVKKTIGDQKDTTLLFELPDVHRVLKEAAFWDIYYEHCSYFSCGSLARLFRQTGFTPLELDLEFDGQYIIIAGKPSSPEDSTPNLPLEDDLEELAGDVESFPSRFQKIADQWRGTISSHHNSGRKVILWGGGSKAVSFLTTLGLGDEIRYVVDINPHKHGKFIPGAGHAVKGPDALVADKPDVVILMNPVYQKEVREMLNGLGVYPEILPV from the coding sequence ATGACCGATTCGTCCAATCCGATCACCTGTCCGAACTGCCTGAAGGAAGGCATGCGGGTTTTTTATGAAGTCCGCAATATTCCCGTCCACAGTGTGCTTCTGATGGAGACACGGGAGAAGGCCCTCAACTACCCCCGACGCGACCTCAAGCTGGGTTTCTGTCCGGCCTGCGGATTCATCGCCAATACCGCCTTCGACCCGACGGTTCACGAATACTCGACGTCCTGCGAAGAGTCCCAGGGGTTCTCTCCGACCTTCAATGCCTTTGCCCGCGCTCTAGCCAAACGCTGGGTCGCGGATTATAATCTGAGAGGTAAGAGCATTCTCGAAATCGGCTGTGGGAAAGGCGAATTCCTCGTTGAGATGATTGAACAGGGCATGGGTAGTGGAATCGGCATCGACCCCGCCTATATTCCAGGGCGTCTCGGCAGCCAGGCGGTAGAGAAGATCGAGTTCATCCAGGATCTCTACAGCGAGCGCTACACTCACTTGAAAGCGGATGTGGTCTGTTGCCGGCACACCCTGGAACATATCGCCCCAACCCACCAGTTCATGGAAATGGTGAAGAAGACAATTGGTGACCAGAAGGATACCACCCTGCTCTTCGAACTGCCGGATGTTCACCGGGTCCTCAAGGAGGCCGCTTTCTGGGATATCTACTACGAACACTGCTCCTATTTTTCCTGCGGATCTCTCGCACGCCTCTTCCGCCAGACTGGATTCACTCCACTGGAGTTGGATCTGGAATTCGACGGCCAATATATCATCATCGCCGGCAAACCCTCCTCTCCGGAAGATTCCACCCCAAATCTGCCCTTGGAGGATGATCTCGAGGAACTGGCCGGCGATGTCGAGTCATTCCCATCCCGGTTCCAGAAAATCGCCGACCAATGGCGAGGCACCATCAGTAGCCACCACAATTCGGGCAGGAAGGTGATTCTTTGGGGAGGCGGCAGCAAAGCCGTATCGTTCCTGACCACCTTGGGACTTGGAGATGAAATCCGTTATGTCGTGGACATCAACCCGCACAAGCACGGGAAGTTCATTCCGGGAGCAGGCCATGCGGTGAAAGGTCCGGACGCATTGGTCGCCGACAAACCGGATGTCGTCATTCTCATGAATCCCGTCTATCAAAAGGAAGTCCGGGAAATGCTCAATGGGTTGGGGGTTTATCCCGAGATTCTTCCGGTATAG
- the prsK gene encoding PEP-CTERM system histidine kinase PrsK, whose translation MSLTEIIAFAAAGLACLLALSAVIPRGRSLTHWLFAAGMVALAADAFFLGFSLLERDPAHAVYLQRWRHLALALAPALWLAFALTYARGNKLAFLRQWTFGLIALIALPLALFIFNNNGLFTELAMDDDGQLAFLALGWTGYAIHMGVVIGAVLILMHLERTFRASVGSTRWRIKFMLMGTALVWAVLFYSSSQAVVFRAIDFSILGIDGLGLILGGLLMARTMVRVGHFQTELYPPRTVVYGSITLLLAGLYLFVVGVMAKIVAFLGGDAGFTLKALFVLVALVATALVLQSDRVRVSVRQFASRHFQRPLHDYRSIWQKVTEATAKATDQDQLGTRMVELIALVFEAHSVTYWSCSENGSIPTLHRAASTAEGAARTSDKDLQRIDDPDAIDSYREALEPFSYESSTQAWAVQLRDRTPRQFPEFHAPRIALPLTVQSEFLGLVTIGDRIGGIPFRTQDLEILQSVGNQFAASLYNLRLSRRMAEIKEIEAFQTMATFFVHDLKNAISGLRLMARNLETQYANPEFREDAVRAVSRSVDRIEDLIARMTQFRQQMQIKPEPADFNGVIQEALDRIGDHPRATVTTDLGTLPRIEIDREQIGSVLSNLVLNAIQSTGNPVSVHIRSEVADNGIELTVTDDGSGMDETFIRTRLFRPFQTTKKQGLGIGMFQCKTIVEAHGGRISVESEVNVGTTFRIYLPISKQEED comes from the coding sequence ATGTCCCTCACTGAGATCATTGCCTTCGCTGCAGCAGGTCTCGCCTGCCTGCTTGCCCTGAGTGCGGTCATTCCCCGGGGACGCAGCCTGACCCACTGGCTCTTCGCCGCCGGCATGGTCGCCCTGGCCGCCGATGCTTTCTTCCTCGGGTTCAGTCTGCTGGAACGCGATCCTGCCCATGCGGTTTACCTCCAGCGCTGGCGTCACCTCGCCCTCGCCCTCGCTCCCGCGCTCTGGCTGGCCTTTGCCCTGACCTATGCCCGGGGAAACAAGCTCGCATTCCTCCGTCAGTGGACCTTCGGCCTGATCGCCCTGATCGCTCTCCCCCTCGCGCTCTTCATATTCAACAACAACGGGCTCTTCACCGAGCTGGCCATGGACGACGACGGGCAGCTTGCTTTTCTCGCACTCGGCTGGACCGGCTATGCCATTCACATGGGAGTGGTCATCGGGGCGGTCCTGATCCTGATGCACCTCGAGCGGACCTTCCGGGCTTCCGTCGGGAGCACCCGCTGGCGGATCAAGTTCATGCTGATGGGCACCGCGCTGGTTTGGGCCGTGCTCTTCTACTCAAGCAGCCAAGCCGTTGTCTTCCGGGCGATCGACTTCTCCATCCTGGGCATCGATGGCCTTGGTCTCATTCTCGGCGGCCTGCTCATGGCACGGACCATGGTCCGTGTCGGCCATTTCCAGACCGAACTTTACCCGCCAAGAACCGTGGTCTACGGATCGATCACCCTGCTCCTTGCCGGGCTCTATCTTTTTGTCGTCGGTGTCATGGCCAAGATCGTCGCCTTTCTCGGAGGTGACGCCGGCTTCACCCTGAAGGCTCTCTTCGTTCTTGTCGCCCTGGTCGCCACCGCCCTCGTGCTGCAGTCGGACCGCGTCCGCGTCAGCGTCCGGCAATTTGCCAGCCGCCATTTCCAGCGTCCTCTCCATGACTACCGCTCGATCTGGCAGAAAGTAACCGAGGCCACGGCCAAGGCAACAGATCAAGACCAGCTCGGGACCCGGATGGTTGAGTTGATCGCTTTGGTATTCGAGGCGCACAGCGTAACCTACTGGAGCTGTTCGGAGAATGGTTCAATTCCGACCCTCCACCGGGCCGCGTCCACCGCCGAGGGAGCCGCCCGAACCTCCGACAAAGACCTGCAGCGAATCGACGATCCGGACGCCATCGACTCCTATCGCGAAGCCCTCGAACCGTTCAGTTATGAGTCGTCGACTCAAGCGTGGGCTGTTCAGCTGCGTGACCGCACGCCCCGTCAATTCCCCGAATTTCATGCGCCACGCATCGCCCTGCCGCTGACCGTGCAGTCGGAATTTCTTGGACTCGTCACAATCGGCGACCGGATCGGCGGCATCCCCTTCCGGACCCAGGACCTCGAGATCCTCCAGAGCGTCGGCAACCAGTTTGCCGCCAGCCTCTACAATCTTCGCCTCTCCCGGCGAATGGCGGAAATCAAGGAGATCGAGGCCTTCCAGACAATGGCGACCTTCTTTGTCCACGATCTGAAGAACGCCATCTCAGGACTCCGTCTGATGGCACGGAATCTGGAAACCCAGTATGCCAATCCCGAATTCAGAGAGGACGCCGTCCGGGCGGTCTCGAGATCAGTTGACCGGATCGAAGACCTGATCGCGCGCATGACCCAGTTCCGTCAACAGATGCAGATCAAACCGGAGCCGGCCGACTTCAACGGCGTGATCCAGGAGGCTCTCGACCGAATCGGCGACCACCCCCGTGCCACGGTGACGACCGACCTTGGGACCCTCCCGCGGATCGAGATCGACCGGGAGCAGATCGGCTCCGTCCTGAGCAATCTGGTCCTAAACGCGATCCAGTCGACCGGGAATCCGGTCAGCGTGCACATCCGATCCGAGGTGGCGGACAACGGTATCGAGTTGACCGTGACGGATGACGGATCCGGGATGGATGAGACCTTCATCCGGACCCGGCTCTTCCGGCCGTTTCAAACGACAAAGAAACAGGGACTGGGTATCGGTATGTTCCAATGCAAGACGATCGTGGAAGCCCATGGCGGAAGGATCTCGGTGGAGAGCGAGGTGAACGTCGGAACAACGTTCCGGATTTATCTGCCGATTTCCAAGCAGGAAGAAGATTGA
- a CDS encoding nucleotide sugar dehydrogenase, which yields MKIAIVGLGYVGLPLSLQFARSGVSVLGLDVDQAKVDAINSGRSYIKHITGEAVSEQSQAGRLEASTDFSRVKEVEAVIICVPTPLNKNREPDISYVLRTAESIAPYLRSVDSGQSTVDSERAGDGATVGEDLQSPSSVHRPPSTEPRAKLVVLESTTYPGTTDEDLRKVLEAGSGLTAGVDFHLAFSPEREDPGNPQSVVKSIPKVIGGYTPACLERAIELYGKAIDRLVPVSSCRAAEATKLLENIFRSVNIALVNELKLIYGAMDIDVWEVINAAKTKPFGYMAFYPGPGLGGHCIPIDPFYLTWKAREFDHHTKFIELAGEINTAMPEYVINRTAEALNARKKAVNGSRVLLIGLAYKPNVDDDRESPTYHLMDILDKRGAEVAYYDPYVPVIKPTREHPHWAGQKSVVWDKETIGSFDAVVIATNHAEINYQELADWAACIVDTRNAMVGIETKKGQVWKA from the coding sequence ATGAAAATCGCTATTGTCGGCCTCGGCTATGTCGGCCTTCCACTCTCTCTTCAATTCGCCCGATCCGGCGTATCCGTACTCGGGCTCGATGTCGATCAAGCCAAGGTCGATGCGATCAACTCCGGCCGAAGCTACATCAAGCACATCACCGGCGAAGCCGTCAGTGAGCAAAGCCAGGCGGGACGGCTTGAGGCTTCCACTGACTTTTCTCGAGTAAAGGAAGTCGAAGCCGTCATCATCTGCGTCCCGACACCCCTGAACAAGAACCGGGAGCCGGACATTTCCTACGTGCTTCGCACTGCGGAATCGATCGCGCCGTACCTGCGATCGGTGGACAGTGGACAGTCGACAGTTGACAGTGAAAGAGCAGGAGATGGCGCTACGGTAGGCGAAGATCTTCAATCTCCGTCCTCCGTCCACCGTCCTCCGTCCACCGAACCACGAGCCAAGCTCGTGGTTCTGGAGTCCACCACCTATCCCGGGACAACCGACGAGGATTTGCGAAAGGTGCTGGAGGCCGGATCAGGGCTAACGGCCGGCGTCGACTTTCACCTCGCCTTTTCACCGGAACGCGAGGACCCCGGAAATCCGCAAAGCGTGGTCAAATCGATTCCGAAGGTGATCGGTGGGTACACGCCTGCCTGTCTGGAGCGCGCAATTGAACTCTACGGGAAGGCGATTGATCGCCTGGTCCCAGTTTCTTCCTGCCGTGCCGCAGAAGCGACCAAGCTGCTCGAGAACATCTTTCGCAGCGTGAATATCGCCCTGGTCAACGAGCTCAAGCTGATCTACGGGGCCATGGACATCGACGTCTGGGAGGTGATCAATGCAGCCAAGACCAAACCGTTCGGCTACATGGCCTTCTATCCGGGTCCCGGACTGGGAGGACACTGCATCCCGATCGATCCCTTTTACCTCACCTGGAAGGCCCGGGAATTCGATCACCATACCAAGTTCATCGAGCTGGCCGGCGAGATCAACACCGCCATGCCGGAGTATGTGATCAACCGCACGGCCGAGGCACTCAACGCCCGGAAGAAGGCCGTCAACGGCAGCCGGGTCCTCCTGATCGGCCTCGCCTACAAGCCCAATGTCGACGACGACCGCGAGTCACCCACCTACCACCTGATGGACATCCTCGACAAGCGTGGAGCCGAGGTTGCCTACTACGACCCCTACGTGCCGGTGATCAAGCCCACCCGCGAACACCCGCATTGGGCCGGCCAAAAGTCGGTGGTCTGGGACAAGGAGACGATCGGCAGTTTCGATGCCGTCGTCATTGCCACCAACCACGCAGAGATCAATTACCAGGAATTGGCGGATTGGGCGGCTTGCATTGTGGATACGCGCAATGCGATGGTCGGGATCGAAACGAAGAAGGGGCAAGTCTGGAAAGCGTAG
- a CDS encoding tetratricopeptide repeat protein codes for MYFEQGRLAQAAPILYGVAQQNPDNLDNRVNLALAFLASNQPDNARAEALAVLEQRPGDPQAPIILAESAVDAETRAEVQTTLTEVEARHGPTASIQVALATFAFRADDITSAAAAIAAALELDPDFAAAYSALGALEWSRGEKEAARVSLDRGAELSPTRSPRRIQYVRFLRQNGKAGEARTYLDQLIGSAPDYLPALTLSAELALAEDDLAAASDALGKALAREPNYPDALQLKGRLALIEKKPAEAIETFERMLALYPGNARIHHQLALACLSENNREKAIANLKQAVALAPDFNEAILLLAQLEIRTGAATDAVFSLQSLIEKQPELTQARILLADAYQAQGNLDGALAVYRDLAERFPDSPQGHLAEGLILVRQGNRSAARTAFEEALEVAPDYMPAAEQLINLDLAEPNAAAAETRARALVVSYPDRQESHFLLARILLAANRTDEAETSLKRAIAISPEVRTPQMLLVNLYLQTGRQDKALEQLETLIAQNANDVGALTLKAMIQQQKDDQAGARATYERILEINPDLMAALNNLAYLYSEKADELDRAFELAQRARQVAPKDPFTADTLGWIVLKRGDYPWAISLLQESANGLPNEPEVHYHLGMAHYMAGQTEAAAGSFNRAFELNPTFSGHEEAGIRQSVLAIDPITAGASEVAVLEGVIKGNPGDPVALTKLGRIREKKGDAAAAVEAYESALKANPDYVQALIGQARLEKDPKRGLEVARNAYRLAPDDPEVAATVGRLAYQAGEYTWAANVLQTAARAQPNNPAIAFDVARASYAVGQVAVAREQLERIVTKHRDSAQASDANALLSLIQLIDEPFQAVKELQRLDKLIAANTNNVPALMARAIAREYSGEPADAMADLRSALAVYPAFSPAKRHLALLMATDPVDVNAAFAMASEARQAFPQDPEVAAALGKLAYLKGDFRRALTLLGEATRAPSATAATWFYLGMSQVKSGDTAAGRASLERAMELGLAQPLRQEAEAALAAGS; via the coding sequence ATCTACTTTGAGCAGGGCCGGCTCGCCCAGGCCGCGCCCATTCTCTACGGGGTGGCCCAGCAGAATCCCGACAACCTCGACAACCGGGTCAACCTCGCCCTCGCTTTCCTGGCCTCAAACCAGCCTGACAACGCTCGAGCGGAGGCCCTCGCCGTCCTCGAGCAACGCCCCGGCGACCCACAGGCACCGATCATCCTGGCTGAGAGCGCCGTCGACGCCGAAACCCGGGCCGAAGTCCAAACCACCCTGACCGAGGTCGAGGCAAGACATGGACCCACAGCGTCGATTCAGGTTGCCCTCGCCACGTTCGCCTTCAGGGCCGACGACATTACCTCCGCAGCCGCTGCCATCGCAGCAGCCCTCGAACTTGACCCAGATTTCGCTGCGGCCTACTCCGCCCTCGGTGCCCTCGAATGGTCCCGAGGAGAGAAGGAAGCCGCCAGGGTGTCCCTTGACCGGGGAGCTGAGCTTTCGCCCACCCGCTCGCCGCGTCGCATCCAATACGTCCGTTTCCTCCGCCAGAACGGGAAAGCCGGAGAGGCCAGGACCTACTTGGATCAGTTGATCGGGTCCGCGCCCGATTACCTTCCTGCCCTCACCCTGTCCGCCGAACTCGCTCTCGCCGAAGATGATCTTGCGGCAGCCTCCGATGCACTCGGGAAAGCACTGGCGCGTGAACCGAATTACCCGGATGCCCTGCAGCTGAAAGGTCGCCTCGCCCTGATCGAAAAGAAGCCGGCCGAGGCGATCGAAACCTTTGAACGCATGCTCGCCCTCTACCCGGGCAACGCGCGCATCCATCATCAACTCGCCCTTGCCTGCCTGTCTGAGAACAACCGGGAGAAGGCCATCGCCAATCTCAAGCAGGCCGTCGCCCTCGCCCCGGACTTCAACGAGGCCATCCTGCTTCTCGCCCAGCTCGAGATCCGCACCGGCGCCGCCACCGATGCGGTCTTTTCACTGCAGTCTCTGATCGAGAAGCAGCCGGAGCTGACTCAGGCCCGGATCCTTCTCGCCGACGCCTACCAGGCCCAGGGCAATCTGGACGGGGCCCTCGCGGTCTATCGCGACCTGGCCGAGCGCTTCCCGGACAGCCCCCAGGGTCATCTGGCCGAGGGCCTCATCCTCGTTCGACAGGGGAACCGCTCAGCGGCCCGGACCGCCTTCGAAGAAGCCCTCGAAGTGGCTCCCGATTACATGCCCGCGGCCGAACAACTGATCAACCTCGACCTGGCCGAGCCGAACGCCGCCGCCGCCGAAACCCGCGCCCGCGCCCTCGTCGTCAGCTACCCCGACCGGCAGGAATCCCACTTCCTCCTCGCCCGGATCCTCCTGGCCGCCAATCGGACGGACGAAGCCGAGACCAGCCTCAAGCGGGCCATCGCGATCAGCCCCGAGGTCCGCACCCCGCAGATGCTGCTGGTCAATCTCTACCTGCAGACTGGCCGACAGGATAAGGCGCTCGAGCAGCTGGAGACCCTCATCGCGCAGAACGCCAACGATGTCGGCGCCCTCACCCTGAAGGCAATGATCCAGCAACAGAAGGACGATCAAGCGGGCGCCCGGGCGACCTATGAACGCATCCTCGAGATCAATCCCGATCTGATGGCCGCCCTGAACAACCTCGCCTACCTCTATTCCGAGAAAGCAGATGAGCTGGACCGGGCCTTCGAACTCGCTCAGCGGGCACGTCAGGTCGCACCGAAAGACCCGTTCACGGCCGACACCCTGGGCTGGATCGTCCTCAAGCGCGGCGATTACCCCTGGGCAATAAGCCTGCTGCAGGAAAGCGCCAACGGTTTGCCGAACGAGCCGGAGGTCCACTACCATCTTGGCATGGCCCACTACATGGCCGGCCAGACCGAAGCCGCGGCCGGATCGTTCAACCGGGCCTTTGAGCTGAATCCGACCTTCTCCGGTCATGAGGAAGCCGGGATCCGTCAGTCCGTACTCGCCATCGACCCTATCACGGCTGGAGCGTCGGAAGTGGCAGTCCTCGAAGGGGTGATCAAGGGAAACCCCGGTGATCCGGTTGCCCTGACCAAGCTGGGCCGGATTCGCGAAAAAAAGGGCGACGCAGCAGCCGCCGTTGAAGCCTACGAATCGGCGCTCAAGGCCAACCCAGACTACGTGCAGGCGCTCATCGGTCAGGCCCGGCTTGAGAAGGACCCGAAGCGGGGACTGGAAGTCGCCCGCAATGCGTATCGGCTCGCGCCCGATGACCCGGAAGTCGCGGCGACGGTTGGCCGCCTCGCCTACCAGGCGGGGGAATACACTTGGGCGGCCAACGTCCTCCAAACCGCCGCTCGGGCGCAACCGAACAATCCCGCGATCGCCTTCGACGTCGCCCGCGCCTCCTACGCCGTCGGCCAGGTGGCGGTCGCCCGCGAACAGCTGGAGAGGATTGTCACGAAGCACCGCGACTCAGCTCAGGCCAGTGACGCCAACGCACTCCTCAGTTTGATCCAACTGATCGACGAGCCGTTCCAGGCAGTAAAGGAATTGCAACGACTCGACAAGCTGATTGCCGCGAACACCAATAACGTTCCCGCCCTGATGGCCCGGGCCATCGCCCGGGAATATTCAGGTGAGCCTGCTGATGCGATGGCCGATCTCCGTAGTGCCCTGGCCGTCTACCCGGCCTTCTCGCCGGCCAAAAGACACCTGGCGCTCCTCATGGCCACCGATCCGGTCGACGTAAACGCCGCCTTCGCCATGGCATCTGAAGCACGCCAAGCCTTCCCCCAGGACCCGGAAGTCGCCGCCGCCCTCGGCAAGCTCGCTTACCTGAAAGGCGATTTCCGCCGTGCCCTGACCCTCCTCGGTGAAGCGACCCGGGCCCCCAGTGCAACAGCCGCCACCTGGTTCTACCTCGGGATGAGCCAGGTCAAGTCCGGCGACACCGCGGCCGGCCGGGCCTCTCTGGAAAGGGCAATGGAGCTGGGTCTGGCCCAGCCGCTCCGCCAGGAAGCGGAGGCCGCTCTCGCGGCCGGCTCGTAG